Proteins from one Natrinema salinisoli genomic window:
- a CDS encoding DsrE/DsrF/DrsH-like family protein translates to MSTDTPDASAGDAPSRAELAARVDELEEQLSEATSDTDDDSKKMSIIATKGTLDMAYPPLILASTAAAFGYEVTVFHTFWGLDILHEERSKNLKLSSVGNPNMPLPNAVAALPGMDRVTTSMMEKKIDDNDTATIEELIDTSLDMGVEFQACQMTIGLMDYDENDFYDGVTTGVGAATAIQDLAEADIQLLV, encoded by the coding sequence ATGAGCACGGACACACCAGACGCGTCGGCCGGCGATGCCCCTTCCCGCGCGGAGCTCGCTGCGCGCGTCGACGAACTGGAGGAACAGCTGTCGGAGGCAACGAGCGACACCGACGACGACTCGAAGAAGATGTCGATCATCGCGACAAAGGGGACGCTCGACATGGCGTACCCGCCGCTGATCCTGGCGAGCACCGCCGCCGCCTTCGGCTACGAGGTGACGGTGTTCCACACCTTCTGGGGGCTCGACATCCTCCACGAGGAGCGCTCGAAGAACCTCAAGCTGAGTTCGGTCGGCAACCCCAACATGCCCCTACCGAACGCGGTCGCCGCGCTGCCCGGCATGGATCGCGTGACCACCTCGATGATGGAAAAGAAGATCGACGACAACGACACCGCGACGATCGAGGAGCTCATCGACACCTCGCTCGACATGGGCGTCGAGTTCCAGGCCTGCCAGATGACGATCGGTCTGATGGACTACGACGAGAACGACTTCTACGATGGCGTTACCACCGGGGTCGGCGCCGCGACGGCCATCCAGGACCTGGCCGAGGCCGACATCCAACTCCTCGTCTGA
- a CDS encoding Gfo/Idh/MocA family protein, which produces MPDGAPPRPIRIGIVGLGYIGTTVGGQFHRHSDATVGAICDLDADRLESIGDEFDVPDDRRYAEYPSMLEDGGIDAVLVGTPHTLHYEQVVAALERGCHVYCDKPLTTDLDRARDLTARAERSDLTVMVGYQRHLQTAFRTARERFTDHDPRWVTASITQDWIDDSRGTWRLDPELSGGGFLYDTGSHVLDGVLWTTGLEPVSVAASMDFHDDENRVDSRAHLDVAFANGATGTFSFHGDGPSVREHLHLWDDDGAVYLEGTQWGPRDVREIHADAGEYVPYVDPRGEQSRADAFLESVEGGTEPPATARDALRVTALTEAAYEAALSGERVAIDGLNADFAERE; this is translated from the coding sequence ATGCCAGATGGCGCTCCGCCACGCCCGATTCGGATCGGTATCGTCGGCCTGGGATACATCGGAACCACTGTCGGCGGTCAGTTCCACCGCCACTCGGACGCGACCGTCGGGGCGATATGCGATCTCGACGCGGATCGGCTCGAGTCTATCGGGGACGAATTCGACGTCCCCGACGACCGGCGCTACGCCGAGTATCCGTCGATGCTCGAGGACGGGGGTATCGACGCCGTCCTCGTCGGAACGCCCCATACCCTGCACTACGAGCAGGTCGTCGCCGCCCTCGAGCGAGGCTGCCACGTCTACTGTGACAAGCCGTTGACGACGGACCTCGATCGGGCTCGCGACCTCACGGCGCGAGCCGAACGGAGCGATCTGACCGTCATGGTCGGCTACCAGCGACACTTGCAGACGGCCTTTCGGACGGCTCGCGAGCGGTTTACCGACCACGATCCGAGGTGGGTAACCGCCTCGATCACGCAAGACTGGATCGACGACTCGCGGGGGACCTGGCGACTCGACCCGGAGCTGTCGGGCGGGGGATTCCTGTACGATACCGGGAGTCACGTCCTCGACGGCGTGCTCTGGACGACCGGCCTCGAGCCGGTGTCCGTCGCTGCGAGCATGGACTTCCACGACGACGAGAACCGCGTCGATAGCCGCGCCCACCTCGACGTGGCGTTCGCGAACGGCGCGACCGGAACGTTCTCTTTCCACGGCGACGGCCCGTCGGTCCGCGAGCACCTCCACCTCTGGGACGACGACGGCGCGGTCTACCTCGAGGGAACGCAGTGGGGACCGCGGGACGTCCGCGAGATCCATGCCGATGCCGGAGAGTACGTTCCCTACGTCGATCCCCGCGGCGAGCAGTCCCGCGCCGATGCCTTCCTCGAGAGCGTCGAGGGGGGAACCGAGCCACCGGCGACGGCTCGAGACGCACTCCGAGTGACGGCACTGACCGAGGCGGCGTACGAAGCGGCGCTGTCGGGCGAGCGGGTCGCTATTGACGGCCTCAACGCCGACTTCGCGGAACGGGAGTGA
- a CDS encoding HalOD1 output domain-containing protein, with translation MNKLAKRPIPRIIDAVAEGEDVEPLALDPPLAEVVDPDALEALLEGTTTSELEIRFTYRGHDVVVDESGRVQVR, from the coding sequence ATGAATAAACTCGCGAAGCGACCGATCCCCCGAATCATCGACGCCGTCGCCGAGGGAGAGGACGTCGAGCCGCTGGCGCTCGATCCGCCGCTAGCGGAGGTCGTCGATCCGGATGCGCTCGAGGCGCTGCTCGAAGGGACGACGACGTCGGAACTCGAAATTCGGTTCACGTACCGCGGTCACGACGTTGTCGTCGACGAGAGTGGCCGCGTGCAGGTTCGCTGA
- a CDS encoding queuosine salvage family protein: MNVLDTEPYSYVLLDDDGEWILTFLLGGPVVRDVSVALTDDEVAAIQRGDRSAAALVETFRTDASTYDGRRVRPPVWPGRDSDDSDSNA, encoded by the coding sequence ATGAACGTACTCGACACGGAGCCGTACTCCTACGTGTTGCTCGACGACGATGGCGAGTGGATCCTCACCTTTCTGCTGGGCGGGCCAGTCGTCCGTGACGTGTCCGTCGCGTTGACCGACGACGAAGTGGCTGCGATCCAGCGCGGAGACAGGTCAGCGGCGGCTCTCGTCGAGACGTTCCGCACAGATGCGTCGACCTACGACGGGCGGCGAGTACGACCGCCGGTCTGGCCCGGTCGTGACTCCGACGACTCGGATTCGAATGCCTGA
- the gvpM gene encoding gas vesicle protein GvpM yields the protein MRPRKDDESFVDVLDVLLRDGAILRADVIVSVADIPLVGIKLTAAIAGMETMNEYGLFEEWDTNRRLAGISRRQNDDRERNEEFDELTELGVGSTHDGVEERDEPEE from the coding sequence ATGAGACCGAGAAAGGACGACGAGTCGTTCGTCGACGTGCTCGACGTGCTGCTCAGGGACGGCGCGATCCTCCGGGCGGACGTGATCGTCTCGGTCGCAGACATCCCGCTGGTGGGAATCAAACTCACGGCGGCGATCGCGGGCATGGAGACGATGAACGAGTACGGCCTCTTCGAAGAATGGGACACCAATCGGCGACTCGCGGGGATCAGCCGGCGTCAGAACGACGACCGCGAGCGGAACGAGGAGTTCGACGAACTGACCGAACTCGGCGTCGGCAGTACTCACGACGGTGTCGAAGAGCGAGACGAACCGGAGGAATGA
- a CDS encoding HEAT repeat domain-containing protein: MTDHTNAPDDPAQRVDYLRETVDPATATDADIDAWCELLTDYNARTDADEALGEIAKESPDGVRRVAEGLHPYFVHETKRVWEIAADILTWLSLVDPDALDITVDFLREHLDADDEYRREAAWSVLGKLADVTPELVRPHVDEIIEYLDHDDAGLQSEAIGMLGRLSDTYPEAIASAGDDLLAITRDESVDASALPGPLTPIALVRPDIVRPVVENLRDTLAAEAFQVRIRAASSLATIPVAYPDERSLVIDDLLLLAEEDSGEHHTDLVRGAALNSLRNLAIDDPDAVVPELPRVRDHLDDESRLVREAAVDILGSVATERPTEVRSNVEDLLALLADEDEHVQLSAVRALGKLAAADATVAPRVVEAVHEWFDRAEK, encoded by the coding sequence ATGACCGATCACACGAACGCACCCGACGATCCAGCACAACGAGTCGACTACCTTCGAGAAACCGTCGATCCCGCCACGGCAACCGACGCCGACATCGACGCGTGGTGTGAGTTGCTCACCGACTACAATGCGCGCACGGACGCCGACGAGGCACTGGGCGAAATCGCCAAAGAAAGTCCGGACGGCGTACGGCGAGTCGCCGAGGGGCTTCACCCCTACTTCGTTCACGAAACCAAACGAGTGTGGGAGATCGCCGCCGACATCCTCACGTGGCTCTCACTGGTCGATCCTGACGCGCTCGATATCACTGTCGACTTTCTCAGAGAACACCTGGACGCCGACGACGAGTACCGGCGGGAAGCCGCCTGGTCCGTCCTCGGCAAACTCGCCGATGTAACGCCCGAACTGGTTCGCCCGCACGTGGACGAGATCATCGAGTACCTCGACCACGACGACGCCGGGCTACAGAGCGAGGCCATCGGTATGCTGGGGAGGCTCTCGGATACGTACCCGGAAGCGATCGCGTCAGCCGGCGACGACCTGCTCGCGATCACCAGGGACGAGAGTGTGGATGCGAGCGCGCTCCCTGGACCGCTCACGCCGATCGCGTTGGTCCGGCCCGATATCGTCCGTCCGGTCGTCGAGAACTTGCGGGACACGCTCGCTGCCGAGGCGTTCCAGGTTCGGATCAGGGCTGCAAGCTCGCTCGCCACGATCCCGGTCGCATATCCCGACGAACGCTCGCTCGTGATCGACGACTTGCTTTTGCTTGCCGAGGAAGACTCCGGAGAGCATCATACCGATCTCGTGCGCGGCGCAGCGCTCAATTCACTCAGAAATCTCGCGATCGACGATCCCGACGCAGTCGTTCCGGAACTGCCCCGTGTCAGGGATCATCTCGACGACGAGTCCCGACTCGTTCGCGAAGCCGCCGTCGACATCCTCGGCTCCGTCGCCACCGAGCGCCCTACTGAAGTCCGATCGAACGTCGAGGATCTACTGGCGTTGCTCGCAGACGAAGACGAGCACGTCCAACTCTCGGCCGTGCGCGCACTTGGCAAGCTCGCAGCTGCGGATGCCACGGTCGCCCCACGTGTCGTCGAGGCGGTACACGAATGGTTCGATCGCGCCGAGAAATGA
- a CDS encoding zinc-dependent alcohol dehydrogenase family protein has translation MRAAVLEEHGEPLAVKDVDYPEPKPDQVIVETEACGICRSDWHAWQGDWSWIGAGVPEGQVLGHEPAGVVSAVGSDVETLEEGDRVAVPFHLGDGSCSHCREGRANNCETVLPLGLSEYAPGAFAEAFPVREADFNCVKLPDEVDFAEMAGLGCRFMTAYHALADRANLRPGDWVAVHGCGGVGLSAIHIAQALGAHPIAIDVLDSKLERAEELGAVETINSTEVDSAPQEVQSITGDGADVSIDALGIAETCQNSVNSLGTRGSHVQVGLTTGEEQGQIELPVDVMTMQEIDFHGSFGMPLVRYEELFNLIAQGTLEPSKIIGETLSLEEAPETLASMDDYETVGIPVITEF, from the coding sequence ATGCGAGCAGCCGTACTCGAGGAACATGGTGAACCGCTTGCGGTCAAAGACGTCGACTATCCGGAGCCGAAGCCGGACCAGGTCATCGTCGAAACCGAGGCGTGTGGGATCTGCCGAAGCGACTGGCACGCCTGGCAGGGCGACTGGAGCTGGATCGGTGCCGGCGTCCCCGAGGGACAGGTTCTCGGCCACGAGCCCGCCGGCGTCGTGTCGGCGGTCGGCAGCGACGTCGAGACGCTCGAGGAAGGAGACCGCGTAGCGGTGCCGTTCCACCTCGGTGACGGAAGCTGTTCTCACTGTCGCGAAGGCCGCGCAAACAACTGCGAGACGGTGCTGCCTCTCGGGCTATCGGAGTACGCACCGGGCGCGTTCGCGGAGGCGTTCCCCGTTCGCGAGGCCGATTTCAACTGCGTCAAACTCCCCGACGAGGTCGACTTCGCGGAAATGGCCGGCCTCGGCTGCCGGTTCATGACGGCCTATCACGCGCTGGCCGACCGGGCCAACCTCCGACCCGGCGACTGGGTTGCCGTTCACGGCTGTGGCGGCGTCGGCCTCTCGGCGATCCATATCGCGCAGGCACTGGGCGCGCACCCGATCGCGATCGACGTGCTCGACAGCAAACTCGAGCGAGCCGAGGAACTCGGCGCGGTCGAGACGATCAACAGCACCGAGGTCGACAGCGCGCCGCAGGAAGTGCAGTCGATCACCGGCGACGGTGCCGACGTCTCGATCGACGCGCTGGGCATCGCGGAAACCTGCCAGAACTCGGTCAACAGCCTCGGAACCCGCGGGAGCCACGTCCAGGTCGGTCTCACGACCGGCGAGGAACAGGGCCAGATCGAACTCCCCGTCGACGTCATGACGATGCAGGAGATCGACTTCCACGGCTCCTTCGGGATGCCGCTGGTCCGCTACGAGGAACTGTTCAACCTGATCGCACAGGGCACCCTCGAGCCGAGCAAGATCATCGGCGAGACGCTCTCGCTCGAGGAGGCACCGGAGACGCTGGCCTCGATGGACGACTACGAGACGGTCGGCATTCCGGTCATCACGGAGTTCTAA
- a CDS encoding HEAT repeat domain-containing protein, whose translation MRGSIIEAYGRIGTSQPDALEPVVDDIRDSLAEAGLASNAAEALGEIGAARPDIVEPAVADLHELLADGDYLNRESAAVALGKIGAADLDVASLVVDDLRTLTADDRQHGRAAAAEALGTIATADSNVAAQVGDDIRPLVNDDDRDVRSAALEALGKTGVEDPETASLVLDDLQAGLRDVDPEVRSSAANALGAVGAAHREFAPLATDALCSRLERDDEYLYVRASIAEGLQSIKASHPDVVPLPSSELRGHIDAAADLLRE comes from the coding sequence ATGCGGGGGTCGATCATCGAGGCGTACGGGCGAATCGGTACGAGCCAGCCGGACGCCCTCGAGCCCGTCGTGGACGACATTCGGGACTCCCTCGCCGAGGCCGGTCTCGCTTCGAACGCCGCCGAGGCGCTCGGTGAGATCGGTGCTGCCCGTCCCGACATCGTGGAGCCCGCCGTCGCGGACCTTCACGAGTTGCTCGCCGACGGCGACTACCTGAATCGGGAATCGGCCGCCGTCGCGCTCGGAAAGATCGGGGCCGCCGATCTCGACGTGGCGTCACTCGTCGTCGACGATCTGCGGACGCTTACCGCCGACGACCGACAGCACGGGCGAGCGGCAGCCGCCGAAGCGCTGGGAACGATCGCAACAGCCGATTCGAACGTGGCGGCGCAGGTCGGGGACGATATCCGGCCGCTCGTGAACGACGACGATCGCGACGTCCGATCGGCGGCGCTCGAAGCGCTCGGGAAGACCGGCGTCGAGGATCCGGAGACGGCGTCGCTCGTCCTCGACGATCTCCAGGCCGGCCTCCGCGATGTCGATCCGGAGGTACGTTCGTCGGCAGCCAACGCGCTCGGAGCGGTCGGCGCTGCCCACCGTGAGTTCGCTCCCCTTGCTACCGACGCGCTTTGTTCGCGTCTCGAGCGCGACGACGAATATCTGTACGTACGAGCGTCGATCGCCGAGGGGTTGCAGTCCATCAAGGCGTCCCACCCCGACGTAGTCCCGCTTCCCAGTTCGGAACTCCGGGGCCACATCGATGCCGCCGCCGACTTGCTGCGTGAGTGA
- a CDS encoding DUF1156 domain-containing protein — MSRNSRSDQSGDRTKLPIERGFPIEHVNEIAEKESRAKQHYRPVYTMHKWWARRPGCLFRAISLYSLLHDDTDESEVSVYEPGDNQTLGENGLDESDLLRAVSEVDMEDPESLWDFYPKDVRIEDKKVLDPFTGGGTSLVEASRFGAETVGYDLNPVAWFVTKKELEAGQTDPEKLQEAFEQVKADVADEITQHYRTPCSNGDHEADVMYNFWVKELDCVSCGHTVPLFNDYRVAKGRYENDDKYNVLCPDCGEVTLVDDWQSKSNCNECSHEWVPKDGHVTRGGYYNCPECGQKESITDGIAEEDGYGLRLYAVEYYCEECDQEGLAQSAYKGYKGAEAVDKQLFEAAKNEWNTRTDLHEYVPGEEIPSGHMTSERNPVFDHGYEEWTDMFNERQLLCLAKLLQRIDQVSDPNIREYLLLTFTETLNYNTMLTSYNPGKNLIANIFNSNSFDPPQRPVENNIWGTEHGTGSFTSMWEMTVKGVEYSSAPTERYLVSGNKKKTDGFAQPIGQKSAVYLDDMRKIEAVDEYDMVFTDPPYYDNIIYSEVSDYFYVWQKILLKNVHPGFDKEKTPRADSIVTNPYLDKTAEDFEHEMGQALEVINEALKEDGSLAFTYHHSDEESWGELLESLCETGFEITATYPINSDLNKFIGGEAISFDIVIVARPTEERTPISWNALRRRIVRTAKDTRETLEENRELKGGDIGVIEMGKCFQEYSKHHGEVRRGQDIMTAKEVVQNIYGIIQDNTRGEQAIYLDLLEEYNPGYDDLNKHLHHSDASEDQFKDMQLVEMDGGAFSLLDWRDEGRQAYVQDKIQEGDATPLDKAHFLRYRFEEGKATSEYLERWGDDDLTDVCEGLATATGDETYLRMIGVDTTLDESLDQ; from the coding sequence ATGTCTCGGAATTCACGGAGCGACCAGTCTGGCGACCGGACAAAACTTCCCATCGAGCGAGGGTTTCCGATAGAGCACGTGAACGAGATCGCAGAAAAGGAGAGTCGGGCAAAGCAGCACTACCGTCCCGTATACACGATGCACAAGTGGTGGGCACGGCGGCCGGGCTGTCTCTTCCGGGCGATCTCGCTGTACTCGCTGCTCCACGACGATACCGACGAGTCGGAGGTTTCGGTGTACGAGCCCGGCGATAACCAGACCCTCGGGGAAAATGGTCTCGACGAGTCGGACCTCCTGCGGGCCGTCTCGGAGGTGGATATGGAGGATCCAGAGTCACTTTGGGACTTCTATCCCAAGGACGTTCGCATCGAGGACAAGAAGGTGCTAGATCCGTTTACGGGCGGCGGGACCTCACTCGTCGAGGCATCGCGCTTCGGCGCGGAGACGGTTGGCTACGACCTGAATCCGGTTGCGTGGTTCGTCACGAAAAAGGAGCTGGAGGCTGGCCAGACCGACCCCGAAAAGCTCCAAGAGGCATTCGAGCAGGTGAAAGCAGACGTCGCCGACGAGATCACGCAGCACTACCGCACCCCCTGTTCCAACGGCGACCACGAAGCAGACGTGATGTACAATTTCTGGGTAAAGGAGCTCGATTGCGTCTCCTGCGGACATACAGTTCCGCTGTTTAACGACTACCGAGTGGCGAAGGGCCGATACGAGAACGACGATAAATACAACGTGTTATGTCCGGACTGTGGAGAGGTTACCCTCGTCGACGACTGGCAGAGCAAGAGTAATTGCAACGAGTGTTCTCACGAGTGGGTTCCCAAAGACGGACACGTGACACGCGGTGGCTACTACAACTGCCCCGAGTGCGGGCAAAAAGAGTCGATTACTGACGGGATCGCCGAAGAGGATGGGTACGGGCTGCGTCTTTATGCGGTAGAGTACTACTGTGAAGAATGTGACCAAGAAGGACTAGCACAGAGCGCATATAAAGGGTATAAAGGGGCGGAAGCTGTTGACAAGCAACTATTCGAGGCAGCAAAAAACGAGTGGAACACCCGGACAGATTTACATGAGTACGTACCCGGTGAAGAGATTCCGTCGGGACACATGACCTCCGAACGGAACCCGGTGTTCGACCACGGGTACGAAGAATGGACGGATATGTTCAACGAACGACAGCTATTATGCCTGGCAAAGTTGCTACAGAGGATCGATCAGGTTTCTGATCCGAATATCCGGGAGTACCTCCTACTCACGTTCACTGAAACTCTGAACTATAATACTATGCTGACCTCCTACAATCCGGGAAAGAACCTTATCGCAAATATATTCAATTCGAATTCGTTCGATCCTCCGCAGCGCCCTGTTGAGAATAACATCTGGGGAACGGAACACGGGACTGGCTCATTCACGTCAATGTGGGAGATGACTGTGAAAGGAGTAGAATATTCGAGTGCTCCGACAGAGCGCTATCTCGTATCTGGTAACAAGAAGAAAACGGACGGATTTGCCCAACCTATCGGCCAAAAATCGGCGGTCTATCTGGATGACATGCGAAAAATCGAGGCAGTAGACGAGTACGACATGGTCTTCACGGATCCTCCGTACTACGACAACATCATCTACTCGGAAGTCTCGGACTACTTTTACGTCTGGCAGAAGATCCTCCTCAAAAACGTACATCCCGGCTTCGACAAGGAGAAGACCCCGCGCGCGGATTCGATCGTCACGAACCCCTATCTGGACAAGACCGCCGAGGACTTCGAACACGAGATGGGGCAGGCGCTGGAGGTCATCAACGAGGCGCTGAAGGAGGACGGATCCCTGGCGTTCACATACCACCACAGCGACGAGGAGTCGTGGGGTGAACTCCTCGAATCCCTCTGCGAAACCGGCTTCGAGATCACCGCCACATATCCAATCAACTCGGACCTGAACAAATTTATCGGCGGCGAAGCTATCTCCTTCGATATCGTCATCGTCGCCCGTCCGACCGAGGAGCGAACGCCCATCTCCTGGAACGCGCTGCGCCGCCGGATCGTCCGCACCGCCAAAGATACCAGAGAAACCCTCGAAGAGAACCGTGAACTCAAAGGCGGCGACATCGGGGTTATCGAGATGGGGAAGTGCTTCCAAGAGTACTCGAAACACCACGGAGAAGTCCGTCGTGGGCAGGATATCATGACGGCCAAGGAGGTCGTCCAGAATATCTACGGCATCATCCAGGACAACACCCGCGGCGAGCAGGCGATCTACCTCGACCTGCTGGAGGAGTACAACCCCGGCTACGACGACCTGAACAAACATCTGCACCACTCCGACGCCTCCGAAGACCAATTCAAGGACATGCAACTCGTCGAGATGGATGGTGGCGCGTTCTCGCTGCTGGACTGGCGTGACGAAGGCCGACAGGCCTACGTTCAGGACAAAATTCAGGAGGGTGACGCGACGCCGCTAGACAAGGCCCACTTCCTGCGCTATCGCTTTGAGGAGGGGAAGGCGACGTCCGAGTATCTCGAACGCTGGGGCGACGACGACCTCACCGACGTCTGTGAGGGCCTGGCGACGGCCACGGGCGACGAGACGTATCTGCGAATGATCGGCGTCGATACCACACTCGACGAGTCTCTGGACCAATAG
- a CDS encoding HEAT repeat domain-containing protein, with protein MGASDWAGTMVKKMQREYGVEQDRALQITNRVRKLVASPDIKALEEAGLIEGEFTSDVIQDLIALLNQQDEGSIEGRWNALAKERGVYDVVGADALLYDPAKADLDPDKELVSDDGESITIQEAMITAWREEIPIEAIPRGIRLGNTEFRDRNSGQVTLSQHDDGFDQDGLSDQLDWDLRSSRLEVDANLLALEDVDFPMKAPRQDCVLAIAAARRCILERGGASRDEILEAREPEKNHPLGINGVQARTKGFEYEFRHISWEDVVAPGLHSLSDITEPPHESGKWFSNEATTGGFESETTVENILDEGYLFEIAYRDDTEEQRVVGYHDEITRPSEKPLNGPPVFRFQPIVGESPITIRLPALRELHPISLEQLPDAIWEPAISELVSIADENPEQIPLGDVEAVLEAVQNDQVEAVPALTFVAMVFGERKDVREAVGDELETMLLARLDLLTDKEQSEEIAKCFGIVAEVAPKRVLDAVPAMASALDSATLETRQWLLYAFSNVADAYPEELLPAVEILTECIEESDENLRTNALSTIGTIAHAYPDAASDIAAELGESLTSDDALVRANAAGLLGDIAQSNPESVIQLAPELAESLTAEDEETRVHASIALLRAGEANPEAVRDEHEQLVEALSDSRSTVRANVCTLIGNADVPVPDDQLRLLKDDPDKRVREQAAWALGRRRS; from the coding sequence ATGGGGGCAAGTGATTGGGCAGGGACGATGGTGAAGAAGATGCAGCGGGAGTACGGAGTGGAACAAGACCGGGCCCTGCAGATAACGAACCGCGTTCGGAAACTGGTTGCCAGTCCTGATATCAAGGCGCTGGAAGAAGCGGGATTGATCGAGGGGGAGTTCACCTCGGACGTAATTCAAGATCTGATCGCGCTGCTGAACCAACAAGACGAGGGGTCAATCGAGGGGCGCTGGAATGCCCTCGCGAAGGAGCGTGGAGTCTATGATGTCGTCGGTGCTGACGCGCTCCTCTATGATCCGGCAAAAGCCGATCTTGATCCGGACAAAGAACTAGTTTCTGACGACGGGGAATCCATCACGATACAAGAAGCGATGATTACCGCCTGGCGGGAAGAGATCCCTATCGAAGCAATCCCGCGAGGCATTCGATTAGGAAACACCGAGTTCCGGGATAGAAATAGCGGCCAGGTGACACTCTCGCAGCACGACGATGGATTCGACCAGGACGGACTGAGTGACCAACTCGACTGGGACTTGCGAAGTAGCCGGCTTGAAGTCGATGCCAATCTGCTTGCTCTGGAGGACGTCGATTTCCCCATGAAAGCACCGCGTCAGGATTGTGTGCTCGCTATTGCGGCAGCACGACGGTGCATCCTCGAACGTGGCGGTGCGTCTCGTGACGAAATCCTGGAGGCAAGGGAACCCGAGAAAAACCATCCGCTTGGGATTAACGGTGTTCAGGCCAGAACAAAGGGTTTCGAATACGAATTCCGCCATATATCGTGGGAAGACGTCGTTGCTCCCGGTTTACATTCACTTTCAGATATCACGGAGCCGCCCCACGAATCCGGGAAGTGGTTCTCCAACGAAGCGACGACGGGAGGCTTTGAATCCGAAACCACAGTCGAAAACATCCTCGACGAAGGGTACCTCTTCGAAATCGCGTATCGGGACGATACCGAAGAACAGCGGGTGGTCGGCTACCACGATGAAATTACACGGCCATCGGAAAAACCCCTCAATGGGCCGCCGGTGTTTCGTTTTCAACCGATTGTAGGAGAAAGCCCGATCACGATTCGTCTCCCAGCTCTCCGTGAACTTCACCCGATTTCACTCGAACAGCTACCCGACGCGATCTGGGAACCTGCAATTTCGGAATTAGTGTCGATTGCCGATGAGAACCCAGAGCAAATCCCGCTCGGAGATGTTGAGGCAGTTCTCGAAGCTGTACAGAATGACCAAGTTGAGGCCGTCCCAGCACTGACATTCGTCGCCATGGTCTTCGGGGAACGAAAAGATGTCCGCGAAGCGGTCGGCGATGAACTGGAGACCATGCTCCTCGCTCGATTAGATCTCCTTACCGATAAGGAGCAATCAGAGGAGATCGCGAAGTGCTTCGGAATTGTAGCTGAGGTAGCTCCTAAACGGGTGCTGGACGCGGTGCCAGCGATGGCATCGGCACTCGATTCAGCGACCTTGGAAACTCGCCAGTGGTTGCTGTATGCGTTCTCGAACGTCGCAGACGCATATCCCGAGGAACTCCTCCCGGCAGTCGAGATCCTGACCGAGTGTATCGAGGAGTCCGACGAAAATCTACGTACGAACGCACTCTCGACGATCGGAACAATTGCACACGCCTACCCCGACGCGGCTAGCGATATCGCCGCCGAACTCGGTGAATCGCTCACCAGCGACGATGCGTTGGTTCGTGCAAACGCCGCTGGCCTCCTCGGTGACATCGCACAGTCGAATCCCGAATCCGTCATCCAACTTGCTCCGGAGCTGGCAGAGTCTCTTACTGCTGAAGACGAAGAAACGAGAGTCCACGCCTCGATTGCGCTACTTCGTGCCGGGGAAGCTAATCCCGAAGCAGTTCGTGACGAACATGAGCAATTGGTCGAAGCTCTCAGCGATTCACGTTCGACCGTGCGGGCGAATGTGTGCACCTTGATTGGGAACGCCGATGTACCAGTTCCAGATGACCAGTTGCGGCTACTCAAAGACGATCCTGATAAACGGGTTCGGGAGCAGGCAGCGTGGGCGCTTGGTCGTCGTCGGAGTTGA